The Gouania willdenowi chromosome 3, fGouWil2.1, whole genome shotgun sequence genome includes a region encoding these proteins:
- the qser1 gene encoding glutamine and serine-rich protein 1 isoform X2, whose protein sequence is MMDRNYPSSSFADGLAPAAQTAASWAFDRGSANIKSSPGYDSALIDAELLPRQSYASTHQLPTYTTSNIPVATGTLESSSGTPETSIMSFLSAMESRGLQTGPVGSSVLPPFRPPSWPAGSNSSTTELYLTGALASSSTYPSPAPLSSYQHTGTYSSRTYSPNPSLALQDPAFSTSTNSPFSDHNTLLSVRPSQSVLPTALAFSHLSTTALSSALPVQSSTYRSAQESAPHLLQPQYSLLPSTFANQPYGSTIFSGSVERALQRECSVIKHHQRPSSSHPVSEQLSDSEHSLQGYFGSNSQADVSFQQDHSRLTPVSYSSSTGPDSTLGVNSSPQHETACVSRAYSSTALPEAKDCSSKLVAPPAEDEDGHSQTLAAESPEHYSSPEQKQNSVIAKQQEDQLSSLLDTSLSQSYITNHSQSQTSSISDKFSSLYKTLPSLSSQSDNMPSVSQTLVYASTPLLHQQQEAQYEAQVQNLCRGNVSEGYSTVHTQGAPDVSFKSQSQGVVSVGHTQSYHTRQQVNSSYSQDCIRGLATSNSKVGNTHLIQAVDAVGEAAHGSVSREHMQSHKYVLYVPSYSSNCQTLENNIRSPEQDIKQTYDKHKLEDLQLQDLVGLQQGAIEMSGVDNVMACHNHVVYVVSKTDDHPKSQSVIRSNPRDDQLLGHGQTAHVKDEGIDPLKQQRIHPSASNGPEAANTKTLNSTIVSTHVTQHSVQHESSEQEQQNQQNPSEAPTQFTTIPSTQVLFEPNQMVLLQQPPDQQSQNNSKVLSLQSIQATQGIGPIHIQYLQMDRELLGNGISETQSRQDTVVSEPNLECAPSRKHHYSQSGNQPPNDAKNHFALNTICFPDSMLLGDDRSILSNVDDILAATVAACGVAPQDFVKAQSSEGEMAAMMNPVDSKGHFQAVDIRHMSPSFSSAQQPNITNSLSHTIAITPNGHQMASDCRVQTVHHSNRTALNTNENGPNSESDYHVTGHVYNPPGSQNSAKGNAKCIKVEDSLTKVSSGDDFPKKNVRSATKPSGPEDDDGLARSAKRGGQAKRQNSRGSDASDVEGCPQQERIIRKIREVEEKQPEVRTGFIGSFLDFIKSGPKQHHSQNSARPANRTRKPSSSSKQNALPTLPGLTALHSKNPMPPLIPMPSLAANSHQRRLDEELRKNLETLPSFSSDEEENTGKNQALRNSISSVLSSLDEPTDRRTKTDNQIQESMMKPEAKIPMLSFTVTETCLPQAPAPTQTPGPVPVPIPTGAAVTAKEEYKETPPDQLAAKLRTVAVEGLTDEELSDSGGEGMYRERDEFVVRNEDIENLKVTMVEGCEPPAIWKVQKALLQKFVPELREGKRVFSATNSYLGYFGDAKTMYHRVYVKFLDTVNKKEYVRVCSRKPRCKPINSLSAQVKTLLGLTSNPPSMAQSPKPRPKPVKLRAEPPPKKRKKWKEALSPAVSASSAEECGEDHELNPTLASASRFLNTRTMKETFRSFVELLITISLDEVGTTALEKTKDELLLPNVRKMEELISDNRKRLLHKLHIGTVLKSALDSFPEMAVVTEPKKDGETPASKIRLSGKAYNKKTMKPYKTLNKVPQEYTVDQQKTQWFSLYHSLQHYKYHMYLMCKDEVTSLRVQVGDLGKGQTVQKCLQNAVWVEGLFVRFGELINQVQQVCR, encoded by the exons ATGATGGACAGGAACTACCCGAGCTCCAGCTTTGCGGACGGGCTGGCTCCAGCAGCGCAGACCGCAGCTTCGTGGGCCTTTGACCGCGGTTCAGCTAATATCAAATCAAG TCCCGGTTATGACTCTGCACTCATTGATGCAGAGCTTCTGCCACGGCAAAGTTACGCATCAACGCACCAGCTGCCCACCTACACTACATCTAACATTCCTGTTGCAACAG GAACTCTGGAGTCGAGCAGTGGAACACCCGAGACCTCAATAATGAGCTTTTTATCAGCCATGGAGTCTAGAGGCCTTCAGACAGGTCCTGTTGGTTCCTCTGTGCTTCCTCCTTTTAGACCTCCATCGTGGCCAGCTG GTAGCAACTCCTCTACCACAGAGCTGTATTTAACTGGTGCCCTGGCTTCTTCTTCCACTTACCCCTCCCCTGCTCCACTATCATCCTATCAGCACACAGGCACCTATTCATCAAGAACTTACAGTCCCAACCCCTCCCTGGCTCTCCAGGATCCTGCCTTCAGCACGTCCACCAATAGCCCCTTTTCTGACCACAACACACTGCTAAGTGTCCGACCGAGCCAATCTGTGCTTCCCACTGCTTTGGCCTTCAGTCATCTCTCCACCACTGCTCTGAGCTCAGCGCTGCCAGTGCAGTCCTCCACTTACCGCTCCGCCCAGGAATCCGCCCCACACCTCTTGCAGCCCCAGTACAGCCTTCTACCTTCTACTTTTGCCAATCAGCCCTATGGGTCAACAATTTTCTCAGGCTCTGTTGAAAGAGCTCTTCAGCGTGAATGTAGTGTGATCAAACACCATCAGAGGCCTTCCAGTAGCCACCCAGTCTCAGAGCAGTTGTCAGATTCAGAGCACTCCCTACAGGGTTACTTTGGTTCCAACAGCCAAGCAGATGTGTCCTTCCAGCAAGACCATTCCCGTCTTACCCCAGTGTCCTACAGTTCCTCCACAGGACCAGATTCCACCCTTGGAGTTAACAGTTCCCCACAACACGAAACAGCTTGTGTGTCTAGAGCCTATTCTTCCACTGCTTTACCGGAAGCTAAAGACTGCTCCTCCAAACTTGTTGCACCTCCTGCTGAGGATGAAGACGGTCACTCTCAGACCCTGGCAGCAGAGTCCCCTGAACACTACTCGTCCCCTGAACAGAAACAGAACTCAGTGATTGCTAAACAACAAGAAGACCAGCTGTCTAGTTTGTTGGACACCAGTTTATCTCAGTCTTATATCACAAACCACTCCCAGTCACAGACATCTTCCATCTCAGACAAATTCTCCTCCCTTTACAAGACATTGCCATCGCTCTCCAGCCAATCGGACAATATGCCTTCTGTTAGTCAGACTCTAGTTTATGCATCCACTCCGCTGCTGCACCAACAGCAGGAGGCCCAATATGAGGCACAGGTCCAGAACTTGTGTCGGGGAAATGTATCTGAAGGCTACTCCACAGTCCACACTCAAGGTGCCCCAGATGTAAGCTTTAAATCTCAGTCACAGGGAGTGGTTTCTGTAGGCCATACTCAAAGCTATCATACTCGACAACAAGTAAACTCCTCGTACTCCCAGGACTGCATCCGGGGTCTTGCCACATCAAACTCAAAAGTGGGTAATACTCATCTGATACAGGCAGTTGATGCAGTTGGAGAGGCAGCACATGGATCTGTGTCCCGGGAGCACATGCAGTCCCATAAATATGTTTTGTACGTGCCATCCTATTCATCAAATTGTCAAACCCTGGAAAATAACATAAGATCCCCAGAAcaagacataaaacaaacatatgACAAACACAAATTGGAAGACCTTCAGCTCCAGGACCTTGTGGGTCTTCAGCAGGGAGCCATAGAAATGTCCGGAGTGGATAACGTTATGGCTTGTCACAACCATGTCGTATATGTCGTTTCAAAAACAGATGATCACCCCAAAAGTCAAAGTGTTATCAGAAGCAATCCTCGTGATGATCAGCTCTTGGGGCACGGTCAGACAGCACACGTAAAAGATGAAGGGATTGACCCTCTGAAGCAACAACGCATTCATCCAAGTGCCTCCAATGGTCCTGAAGCTGccaacacaaaaacattaaactcCACAATTGTGTCTACACATGTCACACAACATTCTGTCCAACATGAATCCTCTGAGCAAGAGCAACAAAACCAACAGAACCCCAGCGAGGCACCAACTCAGTTCACCACCATCCCCAGCACTCAGGTACTCTTTGAACCCAACCAAATGGTTCTACTTCAACAGCCTCCAGACCAGCAAAGCCAAAACAACTCCAAAGTGTTATCGTTGCAAAGTATCCAAGCAACCCAAGGTATAGGGCCCATTCATATCCAGTATCTTCAGATGGATCGAGAATTGCTGGGTAATGGAATCTCTGAAACCCAGAGTCGGCAAGATACTGTGGTGTCTGAGCCAAATTTAGAATGTGCTCCTTCCCGCAAGCACCACTACAGTCAGTCGGGGAATCAGCCTCCAAATGATGCCAAGAACCACTTCGCTCTCAACACTATTTGCTTCCCGGACTCAATGCTGCTTGGAGACGACCGAAGCATTCTGTCAAACGTTGATGACATTCTGGCTGCCACGGTCGCTGCCTGTGGTGTAGCACCGCAGGACTTTGTCAAAGCTCAATCCTCTGAGGGTGAAATGGCAGCGATGATGAACCCTGTTGACTCTAAAGGTCATTTTCAGGCTGTAGATATCAGACACATGTCACCAAGTTTCTCCTCAGCACAGCAGCCAAACATTACAAACTCTTTATCGCACACTATTGCCATCACACCAAATGGACATCAGATGGCTTCAGACTGTAGAGTGCAGACTGTTCATCATAGCAACAGAACTGCActtaatacaaatgaaaatggacCAAACTCAGAGAGTGACTATCATGTAACAGGGCATGTGTACAATCCTCCAGGCTCCCAAAATAGTGCAAAAGGAAATGCAAAGTGTATTAAAGTGGAGGATAGTCTCACAAAAGTTTCAAGTGGGGATGACTTTCCTAAAAAGAATGTTCGCTCTGCCACCAAACCATCTGGTCCTGAGGACGATGATGGACTAGCCAGATCAGCTAAGCGTGGTGGACAGGCAAAAAGGCAGAACTCCAGAGGCAGTGACGCTAGCGACGTGGAAGGTTGTCCACAGCAAGAGAGAATCATTCGAAAGATTCGTGAGGTGGAGGAAAAACAGCCAGAAGTTAGAACTGGCTTCATTGGCTCCTTTCTGGACTTCATCAAATCTGGCCCCAAACAGCATCATTCTCAAAATTCGGCACGGCCTGCGAATCGCACGCGAAAGCCTAGCAGCTCATCCAAACAGAACGCTTTGCCCACTTTACCAGGATTAACGGCACTGCATTCTAAAAATCCGATGCCACCATTGATTCCCATGCCGAGCCTAGCAGCCAACTCTCACCAGAGACGTCTTGATGAAGAGCTTCGAAAGAACCTAGAGACGCTGCCATCGTTCAGCTCAGATGAAGAGGAGAACACTGGGAAAAACCAGGCTTTGAGGAACAGCATCAGCTCAGTACTCTCGTCTTTGGATGAACCTACAGATCGAAGAACAAAGACAG ATAACCAAATCCAGGAATCGATGATGAAGCCAGAAGCCAAAATTCCCATGTTGTCCTTCACTGTTACTGAGACCTGTTTGCCACAAGCACCAGCTCCTACGCAGACACCAGGCCCAGTCCCGGTCCCAATCCCAACAGGGGCAGCAGTGACAGCCAAAGAGGAATACAAAGAAACTCCACCAGACCAGCTTGCTGCAAAGCTAAGAACCGTGGCCGTTGAGGGCTTAACTGATGAGGAGCTCTCAGACAGCGGAGGAGAGGGGATGTACCGCGAGAGAGACGAGTTTGTCGTTAGGAATGAGGATATTGAGAACTTGAAG GTAACGATGGTAGAAGGCTGCGAACCTCCAGCCATCTGGAAAGTCCAGAAAGCTCTGCTGCAGAAGTTTGTGCCTGAGCTGAGAGAAGGGAAGAGGGTGTTCTCGGCTACAAACAGC TATCTCGGATACTTTGGAGACGCAAAGACCATGTACCACAGAGTGTATGTGAAGTTTCTGGACACGGTTAACAAAAAGGAGTACGTGCGCGTGTGCAGTCGGAAGCCACGCTGCAAACCTATAAACTCACTGAG TGCTCAGGTGAAAACTTTACTGGGTTTGACATCCAACCCTCCATCAATGGCTCAGAGCCCAAAGCCCCGCCCCAAACCAGTCAAGCTGAGAGCAGAGCCTCCAcccaaaaagaggaaaaaatggaAGGAGGCTCTGTCACCTGCTGTGTCAGCTTCATCTGCAGAAGAATGTGGAGAAGATCATG AACTAAACCCAACACTGGCGTCTGCTTCTCGATTCCTTAACACTCGAACTATGAAGGAGACGTTCAGGAGCTTTGTAGAGCTGCTCATCACCATCTCTTTGGATGAAGTTGGAACGACGGCACTAGAAAAGACGAAGG ATGAGTTGCTGCTACCAAATGTGAGAAAAATGGAGGAGCTGATAAGTGACAACAGGAAACGTTTGCTACACAAACTGCACATAGGAACGGTGCTGAAG TCAGCCCTCGACAGCTTCCCAGAGATGGCAGTGGTTACTGAACCCAAAAAAGATGGAGAAACTCCAGCTTCTAAGATTCGGCTAAGCGGGAAAGCTTACAACAAGAAGACCATGAAGCCCTACAAGACGCTCAACAAAGTGCCTCAG GAGTACACGGTGGACCAGCAGAAGACTCAGTGGTTCTCCCTCTATCACTCATTGCAACATTACAAATATCACATGTACCTCATGTGTAAGGATGAG GTCACATCTCTCCGTGTGCAGGTGGGAGACTTGGGGAAAGGACAAACGGTACAGAAGTGTCTGCAGAATGCAGTGTGGGTTGAGGGACTCTTTGTCCGCTTTggggagctaatcaatcaagTGCAGCAGGTCTGCAGATGA
- the qser1 gene encoding glutamine and serine-rich protein 1 isoform X1 translates to MMDRNYPSSSFADGLAPAAQTAASWAFDRGSANIKSSPGYDSALIDAELLPRQSYASTHQLPTYTTSNIPVATGTLESSSGTPETSIMSFLSAMESRGLQTGPVGSSVLPPFRPPSWPAGSNSSTTELYLTGALASSSTYPSPAPLSSYQHTGTYSSRTYSPNPSLALQDPAFSTSTNSPFSDHNTLLSVRPSQSVLPTALAFSHLSTTALSSALPVQSSTYRSAQESAPHLLQPQYSLLPSTFANQPYGSTIFSGSVERALQRECSVIKHHQRPSSSHPVSEQLSDSEHSLQGYFGSNSQADVSFQQDHSRLTPVSYSSSTGPDSTLGVNSSPQHETACVSRAYSSTALPEAKDCSSKLVAPPAEDEDGHSQTLAAESPEHYSSPEQKQNSVIAKQQEDQLSSLLDTSLSQSYITNHSQSQTSSISDKFSSLYKTLPSLSSQSDNMPSVSQTLVYASTPLLHQQQEAQYEAQVQNLCRGNVSEGYSTVHTQGAPDVSFKSQSQGVVSVGHTQSYHTRQQVNSSYSQDCIRGLATSNSKVGNTHLIQAVDAVGEAAHGSVSREHMQSHKYVLYVPSYSSNCQTLENNIRSPEQDIKQTYDKHKLEDLQLQDLVGLQQGAIEMSGVDNVMACHNHVVYVVSKTDDHPKSQSVIRSNPRDDQLLGHGQTAHVKDEGIDPLKQQRIHPSASNGPEAANTKTLNSTIVSTHVTQHSVQHESSEQEQQNQQNPSEAPTQFTTIPSTQVLFEPNQMVLLQQPPDQQSQNNSKVLSLQSIQATQGIGPIHIQYLQMDRELLGNGISETQSRQDTVVSEPNLECAPSRKHHYSQSGNQPPNDAKNHFALNTICFPDSMLLGDDRSILSNVDDILAATVAACGVAPQDFVKAQSSEGEMAAMMNPVDSKGHFQAVDIRHMSPSFSSAQQPNITNSLSHTIAITPNGHQMASDCRVQTVHHSNRTALNTNENGPNSESDYHVTGHVYNPPGSQNSAKGNAKCIKVEDSLTKVSSGDDFPKKNVRSATKPSGPEDDDGLARSAKRGGQAKRQNSRGSDASDVEGCPQQERIIRKIREVEEKQPEVRTGFIGSFLDFIKSGPKQHHSQNSARPANRTRKPSSSSKQNALPTLPGLTALHSKNPMPPLIPMPSLAANSHQRRLDEELRKNLETLPSFSSDEEENTGKNQALRNSISSVLSSLDEPTDRRTKTDNQIQESMMKPEAKIPMLSFTVTETCLPQAPAPTQTPGPVPVPIPTGAAVTAKEEYKETPPDQLAAKLRTVAVEGLTDEELSDSGGEGMYRERDEFVVRNEDIENLKVTMVEGCEPPAIWKVQKALLQKFVPELREGKRVFSATNSYLGYFGDAKTMYHRVYVKFLDTVNKKEYVRVCSRKPRCKPINSLSSAQVKTLLGLTSNPPSMAQSPKPRPKPVKLRAEPPPKKRKKWKEALSPAVSASSAEECGEDHELNPTLASASRFLNTRTMKETFRSFVELLITISLDEVGTTALEKTKDELLLPNVRKMEELISDNRKRLLHKLHIGTVLKSALDSFPEMAVVTEPKKDGETPASKIRLSGKAYNKKTMKPYKTLNKVPQEYTVDQQKTQWFSLYHSLQHYKYHMYLMCKDEVTSLRVQVGDLGKGQTVQKCLQNAVWVEGLFVRFGELINQVQQVCR, encoded by the exons ATGATGGACAGGAACTACCCGAGCTCCAGCTTTGCGGACGGGCTGGCTCCAGCAGCGCAGACCGCAGCTTCGTGGGCCTTTGACCGCGGTTCAGCTAATATCAAATCAAG TCCCGGTTATGACTCTGCACTCATTGATGCAGAGCTTCTGCCACGGCAAAGTTACGCATCAACGCACCAGCTGCCCACCTACACTACATCTAACATTCCTGTTGCAACAG GAACTCTGGAGTCGAGCAGTGGAACACCCGAGACCTCAATAATGAGCTTTTTATCAGCCATGGAGTCTAGAGGCCTTCAGACAGGTCCTGTTGGTTCCTCTGTGCTTCCTCCTTTTAGACCTCCATCGTGGCCAGCTG GTAGCAACTCCTCTACCACAGAGCTGTATTTAACTGGTGCCCTGGCTTCTTCTTCCACTTACCCCTCCCCTGCTCCACTATCATCCTATCAGCACACAGGCACCTATTCATCAAGAACTTACAGTCCCAACCCCTCCCTGGCTCTCCAGGATCCTGCCTTCAGCACGTCCACCAATAGCCCCTTTTCTGACCACAACACACTGCTAAGTGTCCGACCGAGCCAATCTGTGCTTCCCACTGCTTTGGCCTTCAGTCATCTCTCCACCACTGCTCTGAGCTCAGCGCTGCCAGTGCAGTCCTCCACTTACCGCTCCGCCCAGGAATCCGCCCCACACCTCTTGCAGCCCCAGTACAGCCTTCTACCTTCTACTTTTGCCAATCAGCCCTATGGGTCAACAATTTTCTCAGGCTCTGTTGAAAGAGCTCTTCAGCGTGAATGTAGTGTGATCAAACACCATCAGAGGCCTTCCAGTAGCCACCCAGTCTCAGAGCAGTTGTCAGATTCAGAGCACTCCCTACAGGGTTACTTTGGTTCCAACAGCCAAGCAGATGTGTCCTTCCAGCAAGACCATTCCCGTCTTACCCCAGTGTCCTACAGTTCCTCCACAGGACCAGATTCCACCCTTGGAGTTAACAGTTCCCCACAACACGAAACAGCTTGTGTGTCTAGAGCCTATTCTTCCACTGCTTTACCGGAAGCTAAAGACTGCTCCTCCAAACTTGTTGCACCTCCTGCTGAGGATGAAGACGGTCACTCTCAGACCCTGGCAGCAGAGTCCCCTGAACACTACTCGTCCCCTGAACAGAAACAGAACTCAGTGATTGCTAAACAACAAGAAGACCAGCTGTCTAGTTTGTTGGACACCAGTTTATCTCAGTCTTATATCACAAACCACTCCCAGTCACAGACATCTTCCATCTCAGACAAATTCTCCTCCCTTTACAAGACATTGCCATCGCTCTCCAGCCAATCGGACAATATGCCTTCTGTTAGTCAGACTCTAGTTTATGCATCCACTCCGCTGCTGCACCAACAGCAGGAGGCCCAATATGAGGCACAGGTCCAGAACTTGTGTCGGGGAAATGTATCTGAAGGCTACTCCACAGTCCACACTCAAGGTGCCCCAGATGTAAGCTTTAAATCTCAGTCACAGGGAGTGGTTTCTGTAGGCCATACTCAAAGCTATCATACTCGACAACAAGTAAACTCCTCGTACTCCCAGGACTGCATCCGGGGTCTTGCCACATCAAACTCAAAAGTGGGTAATACTCATCTGATACAGGCAGTTGATGCAGTTGGAGAGGCAGCACATGGATCTGTGTCCCGGGAGCACATGCAGTCCCATAAATATGTTTTGTACGTGCCATCCTATTCATCAAATTGTCAAACCCTGGAAAATAACATAAGATCCCCAGAAcaagacataaaacaaacatatgACAAACACAAATTGGAAGACCTTCAGCTCCAGGACCTTGTGGGTCTTCAGCAGGGAGCCATAGAAATGTCCGGAGTGGATAACGTTATGGCTTGTCACAACCATGTCGTATATGTCGTTTCAAAAACAGATGATCACCCCAAAAGTCAAAGTGTTATCAGAAGCAATCCTCGTGATGATCAGCTCTTGGGGCACGGTCAGACAGCACACGTAAAAGATGAAGGGATTGACCCTCTGAAGCAACAACGCATTCATCCAAGTGCCTCCAATGGTCCTGAAGCTGccaacacaaaaacattaaactcCACAATTGTGTCTACACATGTCACACAACATTCTGTCCAACATGAATCCTCTGAGCAAGAGCAACAAAACCAACAGAACCCCAGCGAGGCACCAACTCAGTTCACCACCATCCCCAGCACTCAGGTACTCTTTGAACCCAACCAAATGGTTCTACTTCAACAGCCTCCAGACCAGCAAAGCCAAAACAACTCCAAAGTGTTATCGTTGCAAAGTATCCAAGCAACCCAAGGTATAGGGCCCATTCATATCCAGTATCTTCAGATGGATCGAGAATTGCTGGGTAATGGAATCTCTGAAACCCAGAGTCGGCAAGATACTGTGGTGTCTGAGCCAAATTTAGAATGTGCTCCTTCCCGCAAGCACCACTACAGTCAGTCGGGGAATCAGCCTCCAAATGATGCCAAGAACCACTTCGCTCTCAACACTATTTGCTTCCCGGACTCAATGCTGCTTGGAGACGACCGAAGCATTCTGTCAAACGTTGATGACATTCTGGCTGCCACGGTCGCTGCCTGTGGTGTAGCACCGCAGGACTTTGTCAAAGCTCAATCCTCTGAGGGTGAAATGGCAGCGATGATGAACCCTGTTGACTCTAAAGGTCATTTTCAGGCTGTAGATATCAGACACATGTCACCAAGTTTCTCCTCAGCACAGCAGCCAAACATTACAAACTCTTTATCGCACACTATTGCCATCACACCAAATGGACATCAGATGGCTTCAGACTGTAGAGTGCAGACTGTTCATCATAGCAACAGAACTGCActtaatacaaatgaaaatggacCAAACTCAGAGAGTGACTATCATGTAACAGGGCATGTGTACAATCCTCCAGGCTCCCAAAATAGTGCAAAAGGAAATGCAAAGTGTATTAAAGTGGAGGATAGTCTCACAAAAGTTTCAAGTGGGGATGACTTTCCTAAAAAGAATGTTCGCTCTGCCACCAAACCATCTGGTCCTGAGGACGATGATGGACTAGCCAGATCAGCTAAGCGTGGTGGACAGGCAAAAAGGCAGAACTCCAGAGGCAGTGACGCTAGCGACGTGGAAGGTTGTCCACAGCAAGAGAGAATCATTCGAAAGATTCGTGAGGTGGAGGAAAAACAGCCAGAAGTTAGAACTGGCTTCATTGGCTCCTTTCTGGACTTCATCAAATCTGGCCCCAAACAGCATCATTCTCAAAATTCGGCACGGCCTGCGAATCGCACGCGAAAGCCTAGCAGCTCATCCAAACAGAACGCTTTGCCCACTTTACCAGGATTAACGGCACTGCATTCTAAAAATCCGATGCCACCATTGATTCCCATGCCGAGCCTAGCAGCCAACTCTCACCAGAGACGTCTTGATGAAGAGCTTCGAAAGAACCTAGAGACGCTGCCATCGTTCAGCTCAGATGAAGAGGAGAACACTGGGAAAAACCAGGCTTTGAGGAACAGCATCAGCTCAGTACTCTCGTCTTTGGATGAACCTACAGATCGAAGAACAAAGACAG ATAACCAAATCCAGGAATCGATGATGAAGCCAGAAGCCAAAATTCCCATGTTGTCCTTCACTGTTACTGAGACCTGTTTGCCACAAGCACCAGCTCCTACGCAGACACCAGGCCCAGTCCCGGTCCCAATCCCAACAGGGGCAGCAGTGACAGCCAAAGAGGAATACAAAGAAACTCCACCAGACCAGCTTGCTGCAAAGCTAAGAACCGTGGCCGTTGAGGGCTTAACTGATGAGGAGCTCTCAGACAGCGGAGGAGAGGGGATGTACCGCGAGAGAGACGAGTTTGTCGTTAGGAATGAGGATATTGAGAACTTGAAG GTAACGATGGTAGAAGGCTGCGAACCTCCAGCCATCTGGAAAGTCCAGAAAGCTCTGCTGCAGAAGTTTGTGCCTGAGCTGAGAGAAGGGAAGAGGGTGTTCTCGGCTACAAACAGC TATCTCGGATACTTTGGAGACGCAAAGACCATGTACCACAGAGTGTATGTGAAGTTTCTGGACACGGTTAACAAAAAGGAGTACGTGCGCGTGTGCAGTCGGAAGCCACGCTGCAAACCTATAAACTCACTGAG CAGTGCTCAGGTGAAAACTTTACTGGGTTTGACATCCAACCCTCCATCAATGGCTCAGAGCCCAAAGCCCCGCCCCAAACCAGTCAAGCTGAGAGCAGAGCCTCCAcccaaaaagaggaaaaaatggaAGGAGGCTCTGTCACCTGCTGTGTCAGCTTCATCTGCAGAAGAATGTGGAGAAGATCATG AACTAAACCCAACACTGGCGTCTGCTTCTCGATTCCTTAACACTCGAACTATGAAGGAGACGTTCAGGAGCTTTGTAGAGCTGCTCATCACCATCTCTTTGGATGAAGTTGGAACGACGGCACTAGAAAAGACGAAGG ATGAGTTGCTGCTACCAAATGTGAGAAAAATGGAGGAGCTGATAAGTGACAACAGGAAACGTTTGCTACACAAACTGCACATAGGAACGGTGCTGAAG TCAGCCCTCGACAGCTTCCCAGAGATGGCAGTGGTTACTGAACCCAAAAAAGATGGAGAAACTCCAGCTTCTAAGATTCGGCTAAGCGGGAAAGCTTACAACAAGAAGACCATGAAGCCCTACAAGACGCTCAACAAAGTGCCTCAG GAGTACACGGTGGACCAGCAGAAGACTCAGTGGTTCTCCCTCTATCACTCATTGCAACATTACAAATATCACATGTACCTCATGTGTAAGGATGAG GTCACATCTCTCCGTGTGCAGGTGGGAGACTTGGGGAAAGGACAAACGGTACAGAAGTGTCTGCAGAATGCAGTGTGGGTTGAGGGACTCTTTGTCCGCTTTggggagctaatcaatcaagTGCAGCAGGTCTGCAGATGA